One window from the genome of Acanthochromis polyacanthus isolate Apoly-LR-REF ecotype Palm Island chromosome 21, KAUST_Apoly_ChrSc, whole genome shotgun sequence encodes:
- the LOC110960165 gene encoding hemoglobin embryonic subunit alpha-like has product MSLNANDKEVVKAFWAKVSGKADAIGGDALGRMVTVYPQTKTYFAHWKDLRPGSAPLMKHGKTVMGGVADAVTKIDDLTGGLLTLSELHAFTLRVDPANFKILAHNILVVMAIMYPNDFTPEVHVSLDKFLAALARALAEKYR; this is encoded by the exons ATGAGTCTCAATGCTAATGACAAGGAGGTAGTCAAGGCCTTCTGGGCCAAAGTGTCTGGCAAGGCGGATGCTATCGGCGGCGATGCTCTGGGCAG GATGGTTACGGTCTACCCGCAGACCAAGACCTACTTCGCCCACTGGAAGGACTTGAGACCCGGCTCTGCCCCGCTGATGAAGCACGGAAAGACTGTGATGGGTGGAGTTGCTGATGCTGTGACCAAAATCGACGATCTGACTGGGGGTCTTCTGACCCTTAGTGAGCTGCACGCCTTCACTCTGCGGGTGGACCCTGCCAACTTCAAG ATTTTGGCCCACAACATCCTTGTGGTCATGGCCATCATGTACCCCAACGACTTCACCCCTGAGGTCCATGTGTCCTTGGACAAGTTCCTGGCTGCCCTGGCCCGCGCCCTGGCTGAGAAATACCGATAA